Proteins encoded by one window of Cannabis sativa cultivar Pink pepper isolate KNU-18-1 chromosome 4, ASM2916894v1, whole genome shotgun sequence:
- the LOC115714093 gene encoding thioredoxin-like protein AAED1, chloroplastic, translating to MALFSPLAVNARSSLFFSSSPSQRLYSHPSSQPLLTFTTQASSFSSLYSPKPDPRWATRFVTRAAVSEFDPSIAEILGDVTIFTAAGDPVKFEDLWDQNEGVAVVALLRHYGCICCWELASALKESKAKFDAAGVKLIAVGVGTPDKARILAERLPFPMDCLYADPDRKAYDVMGLYFGLGRTFFNRASIKVFSRIEELKKAGKNYTIQATPDDRSSVLQQGGMFIFKGKQLLYARKDEGTGDHAPLDDIFNVCCKVPVS from the exons ATGGCCTTGTTCTCTCCTCTCGCTGTCAACGCTCGCTCctccctcttcttctcttcctcACCATCTCAACGGCTCTATTCCCACCCTTCTTCTCAACCTCTTCTCACCTTCACCACTCAAGCCTCAAGTTTTTCCTCCCTGTATTCCCCTAAACCTGATCCACGATGGGCCACCCGCTTCGTCACGAGAGCTGCGGTTTCTGAGTTTGATCCAAGTATTGCGGAGATTCTCGGCGATGTTACTATTTTCACTGCCGCCGGCGACCCCGTCAAATTCGAGGATCTCTGGGATCAGAATGAG GGAGTAGCTGTTGTTGCACTATTGAGACACTATGGTTGTATTTGCTG TTGGGAGCTTGCTTCAGCACTGAAAGAATCAAAAGCAAAATTTGATGCAGCTGGTGTGAAACTTATTGCAGTTGGTGTTGGTACTCCCGACAAAGCTCGTATTCTCGCAGAACGG TTACCATTTCCAATGGACTGCCTTTATGCTGATCCTGATCGCAAG GCATACGATGTTATGGGCTTATACTTTGGACTGGGACGAACATTCTTCAATCGAGCCAGT ATTAAGGTGTTTTCTAGAATTGAAGAACTGAAGAAAGCTGGGAAGAATTATACCATTCAAGCCACCCCTGATGATAGAAGTAGTGTATTACAACAG GGTGGAATGTTTATCTTCAAAGGTAAGCAATTATTGTATGCAAGGAAAGATGAAGGAACAGGTGATCATGCTCCATTAGATGATATCTTCAACGTTTGTTGCAAAGTTCCAGTCTCCTAA